A window of Fragaria vesca subsp. vesca linkage group LG7, FraVesHawaii_1.0, whole genome shotgun sequence contains these coding sequences:
- the LOC101298163 gene encoding UDP-galactose/UDP-glucose transporter 4-like, with protein sequence MKNEEQARFLFGISLSDRPKWQQFLLCSSGFFFGYLVNGVCEEYVYNRLQFSYGWYFTFVQGFVYLFLIYLQGFTPKQMVNPWKTYVKLSAVLMGSHGLTKGSLAFLNYPAQLMFKSTKVLPVMVMGAFIPGLRRKYPPHEYVSAILLVVGLILFTLADAQTSPNFSVIGVVMVSGALIMDSFLGNLQEAIFTMNPETTQMEMLFCSTVVGLPFLVPPMILTGELFKAWSSCSQHPYVYGVLVFEAMATFIGQVSVLSLIALFGAATTAMITTARKAVTLLLSYLIFTKPLTEEHATGLLLIGMGITLKLLPENKPYQRVPNSSSGKPKSSEPAHNEDENIQLDHQHAEEDEEKRPLV encoded by the exons ATGAAGAACGAAGAGCAAGCTCGGTTTCTGTTTGGGATTTCTCTCTCTGACAGACCCAAATGGCAGCAATTCCTGCTTTGCTCTTCTGGGTTCTTCTTTGGCTATCTTGTGAATGGTGTCTGTGAG GAATATGTGTATAACAGGCTACAATTCAG TTATGGGTGGTACTTCACTTTTGTACAAGGATTTGTGTATCTATTTCTGATTTATCTTCAAGGCTTTACCCCCAAGCAAATGGTGAACCCATGGAAGACTTATGTGAAGCTATCTGCTGTGCTTATGGGCTCTCATGGACTTACCAAAGGTTCCTTGGCTTTTCTCAACTACCCAGCACAGCTAATGTTCAAATCAACAAAG GTTCTGCCTGTGATGGTAATGGGAGCCTTCATACCAGGTTTGAGACGTAAGTACCCACCTCATGAGTACGTTTCTGCAATCCTTTTGGTGGTGGGGCTTATCTTATTCACCTTAGCGGATGCTCAAACGTCCCCCAACTTCAGCGTGATTGGTGTTGTGATGGTATCTGGTGCTCTAATCATGGATTCGTTTTTGGGTAATTTGCAAGAAGCTATATTTACCATGAACCCTGAAACCACACAG ATGGAGATGCTGTTTTGCTCTACAGTAGTTGGCCTACCTTTCTTGGTTCCACCTATGATTTTGACAGGAGAATTATTCAAAGCATGGAGTTCGTGTTCTCAG CATCCATACGTATATGGTGTGTTAGTGTTTGAAGCCATGGCCACATTTATCGGCCAAGTTTCTGTCCTTTCCCTCATTGCACTGTTCGGTGCTGCCACCACAGCCATG ATAACAACGGCTAGAAAGGCAGTGACATTATTGCTATCATACTTAATATTCACAAAGCCATTAACCGAAGAGCACGCGACTGGACTTCTGCTCATAGGTATGGGGATCACATTGAAGCTCTTGCCTGAGAATAAACCATACCAAAGGGTTCCAAATTCATCATCTGGCAAACCCAAGAGTTCAGAACCAGCTCATAACGAAGATGAGAATATTCAACTTGACCATCAACATGCTGAAGAAGACGAAGAAAAGAGGCCATTGGTCTGA
- the LOC101298742 gene encoding ribosomal N-lysine methyltransferase set10-like, whose protein sequence is MAGSQEDAKLERFLQWLEVNGVELRGCKIKYSDSDKGFGIFADNHVSDGVLLVVPLDLAITPMRVLQDPLLGPECRAMFGEGDVDDRFLMVLFLTVERLRKNSSWKPYLDMLPITFGNPLWFTDDELLELKGTTLYRATEMQKKSLRSLYDDKLKALLDKLLTLDGDLERDVCFEDFLWANSVFWARALNIPLPYSYVFPQVEEKKNCSASNDKISNDSTTHMVNDMGDKGCQVDRVDIQVNGVTSVSKQKDTVWVEGLVPGIDFCNHGLKPAATWEVDRTGSITRVPCSMYLLSAGQPLETDEEISISYGNKGNEELLHLYGFVLDGNPDDYLMVHYPVQALQSVPFTDSKAQLLEAQKAEMRCLLPRSLLDHGFFPLGISTNEGSDKGQLERVCSYSWSGQRKMPSYLNKLVFPENFLTTLRTIAMKEDELFQVSSMLEELVTSGGGRQPSDSEVRAAIWEACGDSGALQMLVDLLTMRMSDLQDGSGSEDSDTNLLKDAHISESPSLHTGNENDLSSEEQQPQSMSRNKWSSIIYRRGQKQLTRFFLKEAEHALQLALIEGN, encoded by the exons ATGGCGGGTTCACAAGAAGACGCGAAGCTTGAACGGTTTCTGCAGTGGTTAGAG GTTAATGGGGTGGAGCTACGTGGGTGTAAGATCAAATACTCTGATTCTGATAAAGGGTTTGGCATTTTTGCCGATAATCATGTTTCTGATG GGGTTTTATTAGTTGTGCCTCTGGATTTAGCAATAACTCCTATGAGAGTTCTGCAAGATCCTCTTCTGGGACCGGAATGTAGAGCAATGTTCGGAGAAGGAGATGTAGATGATAGGTTCTTGATGGTTTTGTTTCTAACAGTGGAGCGCCTCCGCAAGAATTCTTCTTGGAAGCC GTACCTTGATATGCTTCCCATCACATTTGGCAATCCGCTTTGGTTTACTGATGATGAGCTTTTGGAGCTAAAAGGAACAACATTGTATCGAGCAACTGAAATGCAG AAGAAAAGCTTGCGGTCTTTATACGATGATAAACTGAAGGCTCTGTTGGATAAGCTGTTAACTCTTGATGGTGATCTTGAAAG GGATGTGTGCTTTGAAGATTTCCTTTG GGCGAATTCTGTGTTTTGGGCTCGTGCTTTGAACATTCCCCTTCCATACTCTTATGTATTTCCACAAGTTGAGGAAAAGAAGAACTGCAGTGCTTCAAATGACAAAATTTCAAACGATTCTACAACTCATATGGTTAATGACATGGGTGATAAAG GATGTCAGGTTGACAGGGTTGATATTCAAGTTAATGGAGTGACGTCCGTCTCAAAACAAAAAGATACTGTCTGGGTGGAGGGTCTTGTTCCTGGCATTGACTTTTGCAACCATG GTTTAAAGCCGGCAGCAACCTGGGAAGTTGATCGAACAGGATCAATAACTCGGGTTCCTTGTTCTATGTATCTTCTTTCTG CTGGACAACCCTTGGAGACTGATGAAGAAATTTCCATAAGTTATGGTAACAAAGGAAATGAG GAATTACTTCATCTGTATGGTTTCGTCCTGGATGGTAATCCAGATGACTATCTCATG GTCCATTATCCAGTACAAGCGCTGCAAAGTGTTCCATTTACTGACTCGAAAGCACAGCTTCTTGAAGCACAG AAGGCCGAAATGAGGTGTCTCTTACCTAGAAGTTTACTAGATCACGGCTTTTTCCCATTAGGCATCTCAACTAATGAAGGAAGTGATAAGGGCCAACTTGAGCGTGTTTGCAGCTATAGTTGGAGTGGTCAGCGCAAGATGCCATCATATTTGAACAAGTTGGTATTTCCGGAAAACTTTTTGACAACTTTGAGGACCATAGCCATGAAAGAGGATGAGCTGTTTCAGGTTTCATCGATGCTGGAAGAG CTTGTTACATCTGGAGGGGGCAGGCAACCATCTGATTCAGAAGTTCGAGCAGCAATATGGGAGGCTTGTGGTGACTCCGGAGCTCTGCAAATGCTTGTTGATCTTCTTACTATGAG GATGTCGGATCTTCAAGATGGTTCTGGTTCGGAGGACAGTGATACTAACTTGCTTAAAGACGCACACATAAGTGAAAGCCCAAGTCTACATACAGGGAATGAAAACGATTTAAG CAGTGAAGAGCAACAACCCCAATCAATGAGCAGAAACAAGTGGTCTAGTATAATTTATAGACGAGGACAAAAGCAACTCACTCGTTTTTTCCTCAAGGAAGCAGAGCATGCCTTGCAGTTGGCTCTGATTGAAGGGAATTAA
- the LOC101298457 gene encoding vacuolar iron transporter 1.1-like — protein sequence MAAEETNISTSTATAWLLDEVNDIEEDRSESFDNGATGSSRPKEPWKTEYAKSILYAGLDAIVTCFSLISSISASRLTSADVLVLGFANLVADGISMGVGDFLSSSIEKDVATKEMTVTEWDVTNHGGLEKMELLQKYQALGMDVDDAATVVSIFAKYKDILVQEKMMAHGRLPPEEAEKPWKNGLVTFVAFLVFGSAPLLSFIVLIPFTNNDLVKFAGACILSAVALALLGIAKAKIAGQNYALSVAVTLFNGAAAAAAAYVVGWTLKNIAGLEG from the exons ATGGCTGCAGAAGAGACCAACATCAGTACTAGTACTGCTACTGCTTGGCTACTTGATGAAGTAAACGATATTGAAGAAGATAGATCAGAAAGCTTTGATAATGGTGCTACTGGTAGTTCGAGACCAAAAGAGCCATGGAAAACAGAGTATGCAAAGAGCATTCTGTATGCTGGTCTCGATGCCATTGTCACTTGCTTCTCTCTAATCTCTTCCATCTCCGCCAGCCGTCTCACCTCTG CGGATGTGCTGGTTCTAGGATTTGCAAATCTGGTGGCGGATGGGATATCAATGGGAGTTGGAGATTTTTTGTCCAGCAGCATCGAAAAGGATGTTGCCACGAAAGAAATGACGGTGACAGAATGGGATGTCACAAATCACGGCGGCCTTGAGAAGATGGAGTTGCTCCAGAAGTATCAAGCACTTGGCATGGACGTTGATGATGCCGCCACG GTTGTGAGCATTTTTGCCAAGTACAAAGACATCTTGGTCCAGGAGAAGATGATGGCTCATGGAAGGCTACCACCGGAAGAAGCAGAAAAGCCATGGAAGAATGGCCTTGTAACATTCGTCGCCTTCCTTGTGTTTGGCTCTGCTCCTCTCCTCTCATTCATCGTCCTCATCCCATTTACAAACAATGACTTGGTTAAGTTTGCTGGTGCTTGTATCCTTTCCGCAGTTGCGCTTGCTCTTCTTGGGATTGCAAAGGCCAAGATTGCAGGCCAGAACTATGCTTTATCTGTGGCAGTGACTCTCTTCAATGGTGCCGCTGCTGCAGCTGCCGCTTATGTTGTTGGATGGACGCTGAAGAATATAGCTGGCCTAGAAGGTTGA